A section of the Arabiibacter massiliensis genome encodes:
- the pdxT gene encoding pyridoxal 5'-phosphate synthase glutaminase subunit PdxT, whose translation MGTVVAVLAVQGAFVEHERKLDRLGATCFELRQRADLERPFDALVLPGGESTVQGRLLRELGMLEPLRERIEAGLPVLATCAGMILLAERIEPREEPHLATMPITVRRNAYGRQLESFRTHAELAGVGQVPCTFIRAPYVEAAGPGVEVLACVDGNTVAARHGNQWALAFHPELDASDAVHAAFLASIRHAPPTSAT comes from the coding sequence ATGGGAACAGTCGTCGCTGTGCTGGCCGTGCAGGGCGCCTTCGTCGAGCACGAGCGCAAGCTGGATCGGCTGGGGGCGACCTGCTTCGAGCTGCGGCAGCGCGCCGACCTGGAGCGCCCTTTCGACGCGCTTGTGCTGCCCGGCGGCGAGAGCACCGTGCAGGGCCGGCTGCTCCGCGAGCTGGGGATGCTCGAGCCCCTGCGCGAGCGCATCGAGGCCGGCCTGCCCGTGCTCGCCACCTGCGCGGGCATGATCCTCCTGGCCGAGCGCATCGAGCCGCGCGAGGAGCCCCACCTGGCCACCATGCCCATCACGGTGCGCCGCAACGCCTACGGCCGCCAGCTCGAGAGCTTCCGCACGCACGCCGAGCTCGCGGGCGTCGGGCAGGTGCCGTGCACGTTCATCCGCGCGCCCTACGTGGAGGCGGCGGGCCCGGGCGTCGAAGTGCTGGCCTGCGTGGACGGCAACACCGTGGCCGCGCGCCACGGCAACCAATGGGCCCTCGCCTTCCATCCCGAGCTGGACGCCTCCGATGCCGTCCACGCCGCCTTCCTCGCCTCGATCAGGCATGCGCCGCCGACTTCAGCGACCTAG
- the pdxS gene encoding pyridoxal 5'-phosphate synthase lyase subunit PdxS: MAETAPEPQADRRMLNRSLAQMLKGGVIMDVTTPEQARVAEDAGACAVMALERIPADIRAAGGVSRMSDPAMIRGIQEAVSIPVMAKCRIGHFVEAQLLQALGIDYVDESEVLSPADDVFHIDKNAFAVPFVCGARDLGEALRRIAEGASMIRTKGEPGTGDVVQAVRHMRLIMGQIRAVAAMAEDELYEEAKRLQVPLELLREVHDEGRLPVVNFAAGGVATPADAALMMQLGAEGVFVGSGIFKSGDPAKRARAIVQAVTNFEDAELIAHLSENLGEAMVGINEHEIDVLMAERGK; the protein is encoded by the coding sequence ATGGCAGAAACCGCACCCGAACCGCAGGCCGACCGCCGCATGCTGAACCGCTCGCTCGCCCAGATGCTCAAGGGCGGCGTGATCATGGACGTGACCACCCCCGAGCAGGCGCGCGTCGCCGAGGACGCCGGCGCGTGCGCGGTCATGGCGCTCGAGCGCATCCCCGCCGACATCCGCGCGGCCGGCGGCGTGTCGCGCATGAGCGACCCGGCCATGATCCGCGGCATACAGGAGGCCGTGTCCATCCCCGTCATGGCGAAGTGCCGCATCGGCCATTTCGTGGAGGCGCAGCTGCTCCAGGCCCTAGGCATCGACTACGTGGACGAGAGCGAGGTGCTCTCCCCCGCCGACGACGTGTTCCACATCGACAAGAACGCCTTCGCCGTGCCGTTCGTGTGCGGCGCGCGCGACCTGGGCGAGGCGCTGCGCCGCATCGCGGAGGGCGCGAGCATGATCCGCACGAAGGGCGAGCCGGGCACGGGCGACGTCGTGCAGGCCGTACGCCATATGCGCCTGATCATGGGCCAGATCCGCGCGGTGGCGGCGATGGCCGAAGACGAGCTCTACGAGGAGGCGAAGCGCCTGCAGGTGCCGCTCGAGCTTCTGCGCGAGGTGCACGACGAGGGCAGGCTCCCCGTGGTGAACTTCGCCGCAGGCGGCGTGGCCACCCCGGCCGACGCGGCGCTCATGATGCAGCTGGGCGCGGAGGGCGTGTTCGTGGGCAGCGGTATCTTCAAGTCGGGCGATCCGGCTAAGCGCGCCCGCGCCATCGTGCAGGCCGTGACCAACTTCGAGGACGCCGAGCTCATCGCGCACCTGTCGGAGAACCTGGGCGAGGCCATGGTGGGCATCAACGAGCACGAGATCGACGTGCTCATGGCCGAGCGCGGGAAGTAA
- a CDS encoding PLP-dependent aminotransferase family protein: protein MLTYSFDDREGESLYGHLYRCIRRDIESGAIPAHAKLPSKRAFAKHLGVSLITVEGAYQQLMAEGYVRSEPRRGYFANPIAPPPDPAPEKWHKRGLSPFMPFGASEPELLADLSGGSAAAELFPYAVWARTMREVLSREPERALLGASPAMGALRLREALAGHLRAFRGLEVDPACILVGSGAQTLYNLLVQLLGRGLRYAVEDPGYPRLTSVYRANDVELDHVPLDAGGIDVAALAESGAQVAHLMPSHQYPTGIVTSVSRRYELLGWANDAPDRYVVEDDYDCEFRLAGRPIPAMKSIDAGGRVVYLNTFARSLGPAFRIGYAVLPAPLAERFQRELGFYSCTVSTPEQLALARFIENGDFERHVNRMRSHYRGVRDELLAALAACPAAGRLSVEGAEAGLHFLLRVDSSASEADLAAAAQREGVALAPLSAFRQRPVEAAAEQDAPAFVVSYAALDRAAVPHVVEALARAVAAAG from the coding sequence ATGCTCACGTACTCGTTCGACGACCGGGAGGGGGAGAGCCTCTACGGGCACCTCTACCGCTGCATCAGGCGCGACATCGAGTCGGGCGCGATCCCGGCGCATGCGAAGCTGCCCTCGAAGCGCGCGTTCGCGAAGCACCTGGGCGTGAGCCTCATCACGGTGGAGGGCGCCTACCAGCAGCTCATGGCTGAGGGCTACGTGCGCTCGGAGCCGCGCCGGGGCTACTTTGCGAATCCCATTGCCCCTCCGCCCGACCCCGCACCGGAAAAATGGCATAAAAGGGGACTGTCCCCTTTTATGCCATTCGGGGCATCCGAGCCGGAGCTTCTGGCCGACCTGTCCGGCGGGTCGGCGGCTGCGGAGCTGTTCCCGTACGCCGTGTGGGCGCGCACGATGCGCGAGGTGCTCTCGCGCGAGCCGGAGCGCGCGCTCTTGGGCGCGTCGCCGGCCATGGGAGCGCTTCGGCTGCGCGAGGCGCTGGCCGGCCATCTGCGCGCCTTCCGGGGCCTGGAGGTCGACCCCGCGTGCATCCTGGTGGGCTCGGGCGCGCAGACGCTCTACAACCTGCTGGTGCAGCTGCTCGGTCGCGGTCTGCGCTACGCGGTGGAGGATCCGGGCTACCCGCGCCTCACGAGCGTCTATCGGGCGAACGACGTGGAGCTCGACCACGTGCCGCTCGACGCGGGCGGCATCGACGTGGCGGCGCTCGCCGAAAGCGGGGCGCAGGTGGCGCACCTCATGCCGTCGCATCAATACCCCACGGGCATCGTCACGTCCGTGAGCCGCCGCTACGAGCTTCTGGGCTGGGCGAACGACGCGCCCGACCGCTACGTGGTCGAGGACGACTACGACTGCGAGTTCCGCCTGGCGGGACGTCCCATCCCCGCCATGAAGAGCATCGACGCGGGTGGGCGCGTCGTCTACCTCAACACGTTCGCGCGCAGCCTCGGGCCCGCCTTCCGCATCGGCTACGCGGTGCTGCCCGCGCCCCTGGCCGAGCGGTTCCAGCGCGAGTTGGGCTTCTATTCCTGCACGGTGTCCACGCCCGAGCAGCTGGCGCTCGCGCGGTTCATCGAGAACGGCGACTTCGAGCGCCACGTCAACCGCATGCGCAGCCACTACCGCGGCGTGCGCGACGAGCTGTTGGCCGCGCTGGCGGCGTGCCCCGCGGCCGGGCGGCTGTCGGTCGAGGGGGCGGAGGCGGGCCTGCACTTCCTGCTGCGCGTCGATTCCTCGGCGTCCGAGGCCGACCTCGCCGCCGCGGCGCAACGCGAAGGGGTGGCGCTCGCGCCGCTCTCGGCGTTCCGTCAGCGCCCGGTCGAAGCCGCCGCCGAACAAGACGCGCCCGCCTTCGTGGTGAGCTACGCCGCCCTCGACCGTGCCGCCGTCCCGCACGTGGTGGAAGCCCTCGCCCGCGCCGTCGCGGCGGCGGGCTGA
- a CDS encoding DEAD/DEAH box helicase — MSSTFEDLGLSETALAAVARIGYDTPTPVQEQAIPIALEGRDVVAAAVTGTGKTAAFALPVIERIGHAKKPGSPRALVVSPTRELALQIDAACTQLAKGSDLRVVTVVGGVPYKGQLSKLSRGVDILVATPGRLQDLMERGDVKLRDVEMLVLDEADRMLDMGFWPAMKKIVAATPASRQTLLFSATLDRKVMQSVSAILRDPAFVEVAHKGETSDTIEQFIVPVGSMKKPELLRLLLAERGSKRVIVFTDTKTRAEICVGQLKRAGFSAESIHSDKTQVQRKRALAAFSKGDVDVLVATDVLARGIDVPDIAYVVNYELPENPDDYVHRIGRTGRAGEAGCSISFVSPEAKAQLLDIEKLLGSKIPTLAVEGYDATEAERALANQFVPKTTVGSAAFSRSLRRNPTGFGRRR; from the coding sequence TTGAGTTCGACATTCGAAGACCTCGGCCTGTCCGAGACCGCCCTCGCCGCCGTCGCGCGGATAGGCTACGACACCCCCACCCCCGTCCAGGAGCAGGCCATCCCCATCGCCCTTGAGGGCCGCGACGTGGTGGCCGCCGCCGTCACCGGCACCGGCAAGACGGCCGCCTTCGCGCTGCCCGTCATCGAGCGCATCGGCCACGCGAAGAAGCCCGGCTCGCCGCGCGCGCTCGTCGTGAGCCCCACGCGCGAGCTGGCCCTGCAAATCGACGCCGCCTGCACGCAGCTGGCGAAGGGTTCGGACCTGCGCGTGGTCACCGTGGTGGGCGGCGTGCCCTACAAGGGGCAGCTCTCGAAGCTCTCGCGCGGCGTGGACATCCTCGTGGCCACGCCGGGGCGCCTCCAAGACCTCATGGAGCGCGGCGACGTGAAGCTGCGCGACGTGGAGATGCTCGTGCTCGACGAGGCCGACCGCATGCTCGACATGGGCTTCTGGCCCGCCATGAAGAAGATCGTGGCCGCCACGCCCGCCTCGCGCCAGACGCTGCTGTTCTCCGCGACGCTCGACCGCAAGGTCATGCAGAGCGTCTCGGCCATCCTGCGCGACCCCGCGTTCGTCGAGGTGGCGCACAAGGGCGAAACGTCCGACACCATCGAGCAGTTCATCGTGCCCGTGGGCTCCATGAAGAAGCCCGAGCTTCTGCGCCTGCTGCTCGCCGAGCGCGGCAGCAAGCGCGTCATCGTGTTCACCGACACCAAGACGCGCGCCGAGATCTGCGTGGGCCAGCTCAAGCGCGCGGGCTTCAGCGCGGAGTCCATCCATTCCGACAAGACGCAGGTCCAGCGCAAGCGGGCGCTCGCCGCGTTCAGCAAGGGAGACGTGGACGTGCTCGTGGCCACCGACGTGCTCGCGCGCGGCATCGACGTGCCGGACATCGCCTACGTGGTGAACTACGAGCTGCCCGAGAACCCCGACGACTACGTGCACCGCATCGGCCGCACCGGGCGCGCCGGGGAGGCCGGCTGCTCCATCTCGTTCGTGAGCCCCGAGGCGAAGGCGCAGCTGCTCGACATCGAGAAGCTGCTGGGCTCGAAGATCCCGACGCTCGCCGTGGAGGGCTACGACGCCACCGAGGCCGAGCGCGCGCTCGCCAACCAGTTCGTGCCCAAGACCACCGTGGGCAGCGCCGCGTTCTCCCGCTCCCTGCGCCGCAACCCCACCGGCTTCGGCCGCCGCAGGTAG
- a CDS encoding aromatic ring-hydroxylating dioxygenase subunit alpha, producing MIPNQWYAVLSSSEVRRGRPVGAVRFGKRLVFWRDEDGNVACLDGTCCHRGADLAAGRVEGGHVHCPFHGLRYAADGRVVAIPANGLEAEVPENFRVRPWLAVDAFGFIWVFNGKPEDAPDDLPMFEELRHGFPYAERSEVWDVHYSRAIENQLDVIHLPFVHSNTIGRGHKTLVNGPVTRWDDETLTFYVKNEPDHGQTPQKADEIEDWQELTSLQYRVPNLWQNRISDDLRIMAAFAPIDEEHTKIYLRLYQRMVRVPVLRGLVCADGNVANGVILHQDRRVVLTQRPKKTELQMGENLLRGDKPVIEFRSRRDELKRAGKGR from the coding sequence ATGATCCCGAACCAGTGGTACGCCGTCCTGTCGTCCTCCGAGGTGAGGCGCGGCCGCCCCGTGGGCGCCGTGCGCTTCGGGAAGCGCCTGGTGTTCTGGCGCGACGAGGACGGAAACGTCGCCTGCCTGGACGGCACGTGCTGCCACCGCGGCGCGGATTTGGCGGCGGGACGCGTGGAGGGCGGCCACGTGCACTGCCCCTTCCACGGCCTGCGCTACGCCGCCGACGGGCGCGTCGTGGCCATCCCCGCGAACGGCCTGGAAGCCGAGGTGCCCGAGAACTTCCGCGTGCGCCCGTGGCTCGCGGTGGACGCCTTCGGCTTCATCTGGGTGTTCAACGGCAAGCCCGAGGACGCGCCCGACGACCTGCCGATGTTCGAGGAGCTCCGCCACGGCTTCCCCTACGCCGAGCGCTCGGAGGTGTGGGACGTGCACTACTCGCGCGCCATCGAGAACCAGCTCGACGTGATCCACCTGCCGTTCGTGCACTCCAACACCATCGGACGCGGTCACAAGACCCTGGTGAACGGCCCGGTGACCAGGTGGGACGACGAGACGCTCACGTTCTACGTGAAGAACGAGCCCGACCACGGCCAGACGCCGCAGAAAGCCGACGAGATCGAGGATTGGCAGGAGCTCACCAGCCTGCAGTACCGCGTGCCGAACCTTTGGCAGAACCGCATCTCGGATGACCTGCGCATCATGGCGGCATTCGCGCCCATCGACGAGGAGCACACGAAGATCTACCTGCGCCTCTACCAGCGCATGGTTCGCGTGCCGGTGCTGCGAGGCCTCGTGTGCGCCGACGGCAACGTGGCCAACGGCGTGATCCTGCACCAGGACCGCCGCGTGGTGCTCACCCAGCGCCCGAAGAAGACCGAGCTCCAGATGGGCGAGAACCTCCTGCGCGGCGACAAGCCCGTCATCGAATTCCGCTCCCGCCGCGACGAACTCAAACGCGCAGGGAAGGGGCGTTAG
- a CDS encoding cupin domain-containing protein — MATMDKEEFERENMFGTGAPNDGFARYFAGQSYLNPLVDAQAAGISVVNVTFEPGCRNNWHVHRAASGGGQILLCTAGEGWYQQKGEPARSLTPGTTVMIPANVKHWHGAKAGSWFGHIAIEVPGEGRSNEWLEPVTDEEYAALA, encoded by the coding sequence ATGGCAACCATGGACAAAGAGGAATTTGAGCGGGAGAACATGTTCGGCACGGGCGCGCCCAACGACGGGTTCGCGCGGTACTTCGCCGGGCAGTCGTACCTGAACCCCCTGGTGGACGCGCAGGCCGCTGGCATCTCCGTGGTGAACGTCACGTTCGAGCCGGGATGCCGCAACAACTGGCACGTCCACCGCGCCGCATCGGGCGGCGGGCAGATCCTGCTGTGCACCGCCGGCGAGGGCTGGTACCAGCAGAAAGGCGAACCGGCGCGGAGCCTCACGCCGGGCACCACGGTTATGATCCCCGCGAACGTGAAGCACTGGCACGGCGCGAAGGCCGGAAGCTGGTTCGGCCATATCGCCATCGAGGTTCCCGGCGAGGGCCGTTCCAACGAATGGCTCGAGCCCGTGACCGACGAGGAGTACGCCGCCTTGGCGTAA
- a CDS encoding DUF362 domain-containing protein, with translation MEKRCLDRRTFVMGAAALGATALAGGALGGCAAEEPAAVGPAAPEPAAEALSYDSMFPPHEPLGRGIGAMPGRVAWVRDGAAVNWDGSGYWWQREHFDEDVVRRMVPDGIAATAGADDVAAGWRALFEAHNARRGREGGYLPGQKIAVKANMNGAGTNGSDEDSAMSYTTPVLLRALLLSLVEDAGAAPDDITVYDVCRIFPRHMMELCSEGALAGVRFRYNDAGGQNDAAGDEDAPIAWSANVAGDANVVPRCVSEADYLVNLASLKGHSYGLTLSAKNHFGSLVNSSRTRPPEAAGIHRYASGQVMGMYTVLVDLLANANLGGKTVLWMLDGLVPASSEGASVTPEAARWEGSPFDGGFCASVLFSQDPVALDSVGADLLINQPAVTSRNAALAGNLGVENYLHEAALADAAPSGTAYFDGAGNPAASLGVHEHWNNATERLYSRDRGESEGIELVRILR, from the coding sequence ATGGAAAAGCGATGCTTGGACAGGCGCACGTTCGTGATGGGCGCGGCCGCGCTCGGCGCGACGGCGCTCGCGGGCGGGGCGCTCGGCGGGTGCGCGGCCGAGGAGCCCGCAGCCGTCGGGCCGGCTGCGCCCGAACCTGCGGCCGAGGCGCTGTCCTACGACTCCATGTTCCCGCCGCATGAACCCCTCGGGCGCGGCATCGGCGCGATGCCGGGGCGCGTCGCGTGGGTGCGCGACGGGGCGGCCGTGAACTGGGACGGGTCGGGCTACTGGTGGCAGCGCGAGCACTTCGATGAGGACGTGGTGCGCCGCATGGTGCCCGACGGCATCGCGGCGACGGCGGGCGCGGACGACGTCGCGGCCGGGTGGCGGGCGCTTTTCGAGGCGCACAACGCGCGCAGGGGCCGCGAGGGCGGCTACCTGCCCGGCCAGAAGATAGCCGTCAAGGCCAACATGAACGGCGCGGGCACCAACGGATCCGACGAGGACAGCGCCATGAGCTACACGACGCCCGTGCTTTTGCGTGCGCTTCTGCTCTCGCTCGTGGAGGACGCGGGCGCGGCTCCCGATGACATCACAGTGTACGACGTATGCCGCATCTTTCCGCGGCACATGATGGAACTGTGCTCGGAGGGCGCGCTCGCCGGCGTGCGCTTCCGCTACAACGACGCAGGCGGCCAAAACGACGCGGCCGGCGACGAGGACGCGCCCATCGCGTGGTCGGCCAACGTGGCGGGCGACGCGAACGTCGTGCCGCGCTGCGTGTCGGAGGCCGACTACTTGGTGAACCTCGCCAGCCTCAAGGGCCACAGCTACGGCCTCACCCTGAGCGCGAAGAACCATTTCGGCTCGCTCGTGAACTCGAGCCGCACGCGCCCGCCCGAGGCGGCGGGCATCCACCGCTATGCCTCGGGCCAGGTCATGGGCATGTACACGGTGCTTGTGGACCTGCTGGCGAACGCGAACCTGGGCGGCAAGACGGTGCTCTGGATGCTCGACGGCCTGGTGCCGGCCTCCTCCGAGGGTGCGAGCGTGACCCCCGAGGCGGCACGCTGGGAAGGCTCTCCCTTCGACGGCGGGTTCTGCGCGAGTGTGCTGTTCTCGCAGGATCCCGTGGCGCTCGACTCGGTGGGCGCCGACCTCCTCATCAACCAGCCGGCCGTCACCAGCAGGAACGCCGCGCTCGCGGGCAACCTCGGCGTGGAGAACTACCTGCACGAGGCTGCGCTCGCCGATGCCGCGCCCTCGGGCACGGCCTACTTCGACGGCGCGGGCAACCCGGCGGCGAGCCTCGGCGTGCACGAGCACTGGAACAACGCGACGGAGCGCCTCTACAGCCGCGACCGCGGCGAGTCCGAGGGCATCGAGCTCGTCCGCATCCTGCGCTGA
- a CDS encoding SDR family oxidoreductase yields MVDYELDGKVAIVTGAAGGGAGGTGLRIAQLLAEQGAKVVLADIKPTGQEESDKLNAQGFDTCFVQMDLADEESIKALVSTAVERYGKLDILVNCGFMQLKEGQVHETPADVWDRIIAVDLRGDFLTIHHSLPHLLKQGGAIVNVSSTASLTGEDNTAAYACAKAGVNALTRSVAVQYGDADVRCNTVVPGSILSEGILEYAKTNESVQFQFDMLKRHAPLKRYGTGEDIANSVLFLVSSKACNITGQTLVCDGGYSIRSGMWADIHEYKQTHSWDTM; encoded by the coding sequence ATGGTCGATTACGAGCTGGACGGCAAGGTTGCTATCGTTACGGGAGCGGCGGGCGGCGGAGCGGGCGGCACGGGCCTGCGCATCGCGCAGCTGCTTGCTGAGCAGGGCGCCAAGGTGGTGCTGGCCGACATCAAGCCGACGGGCCAGGAGGAGTCCGACAAGCTGAACGCCCAGGGCTTCGACACGTGCTTCGTGCAGATGGACCTTGCGGACGAGGAGTCCATCAAGGCGCTCGTCAGCACGGCGGTCGAGCGCTACGGAAAGCTCGATATCCTAGTGAACTGCGGCTTCATGCAGCTCAAAGAGGGTCAGGTACACGAGACGCCGGCCGACGTGTGGGACCGCATCATCGCCGTGGACCTGCGCGGCGACTTCCTCACCATCCACCACAGTCTGCCGCACCTGCTGAAGCAGGGCGGTGCCATCGTCAACGTGAGCTCCACGGCGTCGCTCACGGGCGAGGACAACACGGCCGCCTACGCGTGCGCCAAGGCCGGCGTGAACGCGCTCACGCGCTCGGTGGCCGTGCAGTACGGCGATGCGGACGTGCGCTGCAACACCGTGGTGCCGGGCTCCATCCTAAGCGAGGGCATCCTGGAATACGCCAAGACGAACGAATCGGTGCAGTTCCAGTTCGACATGCTGAAGCGCCATGCGCCGCTCAAGCGCTATGGCACCGGCGAGGACATCGCCAATTCGGTGCTGTTCCTGGTCAGCTCGAAGGCGTGCAACATCACCGGGCAGACGCTCGTATGCGACGGCGGCTACTCCATCCGCTCGGGCATGTGGGCCGACATCCACGAGTACAAGCAGACTCATTCCTGGGACACCATGTAG
- a CDS encoding galactose-1-phosphate uridylyltransferase: MGAALPAPEEVRAEFDRLRAQDAEAAVAYLHDLGTSSGYIDEAAVARTIRWTAGSPYGELEITINRSKPEKDPRAIAAAARNAGTSAPAGPGIPRCDLCWENEGFPGAPGRLPKPGLRIAAIELGGERWGLQFSPYAYFDEHCIALSAEHRPMKIDLSCLARLLDFADLFPFYFVGSNADLPIVGGSILSHDHLQGGRHTFPLMRVPIEREVPLAGLPQVRCGVVRWPASTLRLRSCDRDALARAAARILETWQDFSFEPCGIVAHDADGRHNTLNPIVHREGSDYVMHLVLRNNRADAERPGGVFHPGAELHHIKKENIGLIEIMGLAILPPRLARELPQVQRELADAARAGRTPQEAEARLRAHEDAAPHAAWAAAILARRAAELAREPHGGAIGPILRDEVARAFAAILETAGVFKRDPAGQAGWKAFLRILC; encoded by the coding sequence ATGGGCGCGGCGCTGCCCGCGCCGGAAGAGGTGCGCGCGGAGTTCGACCGCCTGCGGGCGCAGGATGCGGAGGCAGCCGTCGCCTACCTGCACGACCTGGGCACGTCGAGCGGCTACATCGACGAGGCGGCCGTGGCGCGCACCATCCGCTGGACGGCGGGGAGCCCCTACGGGGAGTTGGAGATCACCATCAACCGTTCGAAGCCCGAGAAGGATCCGCGCGCCATCGCAGCAGCCGCCCGCAACGCCGGAACGTCCGCGCCCGCAGGCCCCGGCATCCCCCGCTGCGACCTCTGCTGGGAGAACGAGGGCTTCCCCGGCGCGCCCGGACGTCTCCCGAAGCCCGGGCTGCGCATCGCCGCCATCGAGCTCGGCGGCGAGCGCTGGGGGCTCCAGTTCTCGCCCTACGCGTACTTCGACGAGCACTGCATCGCGCTCTCGGCCGAGCACCGGCCTATGAAGATCGACCTGTCCTGCTTGGCGCGGCTGCTCGACTTCGCAGACCTGTTCCCGTTCTACTTCGTCGGGTCGAACGCCGATCTGCCCATCGTGGGCGGCTCGATACTCTCGCACGACCACCTCCAGGGAGGACGGCACACGTTCCCCCTGATGAGGGTACCCATTGAGCGCGAGGTGCCGCTGGCGGGGCTGCCGCAGGTGCGCTGCGGCGTCGTGCGCTGGCCGGCCTCGACGCTGCGTCTGCGCTCGTGCGACCGCGACGCCCTCGCGCGCGCTGCCGCGCGTATCCTTGAGACATGGCAGGATTTCTCCTTCGAGCCGTGCGGCATCGTCGCGCATGACGCGGACGGGCGGCACAATACGCTCAACCCCATCGTGCACCGCGAGGGCTCGGACTACGTGATGCACCTCGTGCTGCGCAACAACCGCGCCGACGCCGAGCGCCCGGGGGGCGTCTTTCACCCCGGTGCCGAGCTGCACCACATCAAGAAGGAGAACATCGGCCTCATCGAGATCATGGGCCTCGCCATCCTGCCTCCGCGCCTCGCCCGCGAGCTGCCGCAAGTGCAGCGCGAGCTGGCGGACGCCGCCCGCGCAGGACGCACGCCGCAGGAGGCCGAGGCGCGCCTGCGTGCGCACGAGGACGCCGCCCCGCACGCCGCCTGGGCCGCCGCCATCCTCGCCCGCCGCGCCGCCGAGCTCGCCCGCGAGCCGCACGGCGGGGCGATCGGCCCCATTCTGCGCGACGAGGTCGCCCGAGCCTTCGCCGCCATCCTCGAGACCGCCGGCGTCTTCAAACGCGACCCCGCCGGCCAAGCCGGCTGGAAAGCCTTCCTCCGAATCCTCTGCTGA
- a CDS encoding galactokinase family protein — protein MRSEEEALEHLKQRFIARFGDVDGRSFAFASAPGRVELAGNHTDHQGGRTISAAIGRRMFALAAPNGTDAIRMSMEGFGEAALRIRDLEARAEERGTSAALVRGMAAAYARAGGEIAGFDAVTCSDVPPGCGVSSSAAFEMMMGLVIRAVCDPPGSDLRRDLTHLALAGSWAEDVYFGKPTGAQDQLASVHGGIVALDFAREVPLVSPVAFDAASSGHALLLVDSRCDHSRHTDEFLAVPADMFAVARRFGRERLEDVPYQAFLSDLPGVRAELGDRAALRALHYFEETRRVNAQEKALANGDFPAFLALVRQSGMSSAQFLQNVSPRANGSGAEQPAMVVLALCAHLLGEQGAFRIHGGGFGGSVLAFVPEEKADAFRTRMDALLGYDACLPVAIGAPGACARRLG, from the coding sequence ATGCGGAGCGAGGAAGAGGCGCTGGAGCACCTGAAGCAGCGGTTCATCGCGCGCTTCGGCGACGTGGACGGCCGTTCCTTCGCGTTCGCGTCCGCGCCGGGGCGCGTGGAGCTGGCCGGCAACCATACCGACCACCAGGGCGGGCGCACCATCTCCGCCGCCATCGGCCGGCGCATGTTCGCCCTGGCCGCGCCGAACGGCACGGACGCGATCCGCATGAGCATGGAGGGCTTCGGCGAGGCGGCGCTGCGCATCCGCGACCTCGAGGCGCGCGCCGAGGAGCGCGGCACGTCGGCGGCGCTCGTGCGCGGCATGGCCGCCGCCTACGCGCGGGCGGGCGGCGAGATCGCGGGGTTCGACGCGGTCACGTGCTCGGACGTGCCGCCGGGATGCGGCGTGTCGTCGTCGGCCGCCTTCGAGATGATGATGGGCCTGGTCATCCGCGCGGTGTGCGACCCGCCTGGCTCCGACCTGCGCCGCGACCTCACGCATCTCGCACTCGCCGGCTCCTGGGCAGAGGACGTCTACTTCGGCAAGCCCACCGGGGCGCAGGACCAGCTGGCGAGCGTGCACGGCGGCATCGTGGCGCTCGACTTCGCGCGCGAGGTGCCGCTCGTCTCCCCCGTCGCCTTCGACGCGGCGTCAAGCGGGCACGCGCTGCTCCTGGTGGACAGCCGCTGCGACCACTCGCGCCACACCGACGAGTTCCTTGCCGTCCCCGCCGACATGTTCGCCGTCGCGCGGCGCTTCGGACGCGAGCGGCTGGAGGACGTGCCCTATCAGGCGTTCCTCTCCGACTTGCCTGGGGTGCGCGCGGAGCTGGGCGACCGCGCGGCCCTGCGCGCGCTCCACTACTTCGAGGAGACGCGGCGCGTAAACGCGCAGGAGAAGGCGCTTGCGAACGGCGACTTTCCCGCGTTCCTCGCGCTCGTGCGCCAATCGGGGATGTCGTCGGCGCAGTTCTTGCAGAACGTGTCGCCGCGCGCGAACGGCTCGGGCGCCGAGCAGCCCGCCATGGTGGTGCTCGCACTGTGCGCGCACCTGCTGGGCGAACAGGGCGCGTTCCGCATCCACGGCGGCGGGTTCGGCGGCAGCGTGCTCGCGTTCGTGCCCGAGGAGAAGGCCGACGCGTTCCGCACGCGCATGGACGCGCTTCTGGGCTACGACGCCTGCCTGCCCGTGGCCATCGGCGCGCCGGGCGCGTGCGCGCGGAGGCTCGGCTGA